A region from the Indicator indicator isolate 239-I01 chromosome 4, UM_Iind_1.1, whole genome shotgun sequence genome encodes:
- the SLC35C1 gene encoding GDP-fucose transporter 1 produces MTRAQLTRTGILRMALGSGYGDPLLPAEGGGDQQAPFLLRALRIALVVCLYWFVSIAMVFLNKYLLDSPSLRLDAPLFVTFFQCALTAALCLGLSLGAGCGSPCPSLPTLRLDLKVSRSVLPLSIVFIGMVTSNNLCLKHVGVAFYNVGRSLTTVFNVLLSYVLLKQTTSLYALLACGVIIGGFWLGVDQEGAEGTLSWTGIFFGILASLCVSLNAIYTKKVLPVVDGSIWRLTFYNNVNACVLFFPLMLLLGEFHTLYHFDKLGNLGFWGMMTLGGVFGFAIGYVTGLQIKFTSPLTHNVSGTAKACAQTVLAVIYFEEAKSFLWWTSNLMVLGGSFAYTWVKGLEMRKVQEDANIKSSERNETGV; encoded by the exons ATGACCAGGGCGCAGCTGACGCGGACGGGGATCCTGCGGATGGCGCTGGGCAGCGGATACGGCGACCCGCTGCTGCCGGCGGAGGGCGGCGGGGACCAGCAGGCGCCCTTCCTGCTGCGGGCCCTGCGCATCGCCCTGGTGGTCTGTCTGTACTGGTTCGTCTCCATCGCCATGGTTTTCCTCAACAAGTACCTGCTGGACAGCCCTTCGTTGCGCCTCGACGCCCCCCTGTTTGTCACCTTCTTCCAGTGTGCCCTGACAGCCGCCCTCTGCCTGGGCCTCAGCCTGGGGGCCGGCTGCGGGTCCCCCTGTCCCAGCCTGCCCACCCTGCGCCTCGACCTTAAGGTGTCCCGCAGCGTCTTGCCCCTCTCCATTGTCTTCATCGGCATGGTCACCTCCAACAACCTCTGCCTCAAGCACGTTGGCGTGGCCTTCTACAACGTGGGGCGTTCCCTCACCACCGTCTTCAACGTGCTGCTCTCCTACGTGCTCCTCAAGCAGACCACCTCCCTCTATGCCCTGCTGGCCTGTGGAGTCATCATAG GTGGCTTCTGGCTGGGTGTTGaccaggaaggagcagagggcaCTTTGTCATGGACAGGTATATTCTTCGGGATCTTAGCAAGCCTGTGTGTCTCGCTCAATGCCATCTACACCAAAAAGGTGCTGCCTGTGGTGGATGGTAGCATCTGGCGCCTGACTTTCTACAACAACGTCAATGCTTGTGTCCTGTTCTTTCcactgatgctgctgctgggagagtTCCACACCCTCTACCACTTTGACAAGCTGGGGAACCTCGGGTTTTGGGGTATGATGACCTTAGGGGGAGTGTTTGGTTTTGCCATTGGGTATGTGACTGGACTTCAGATAAAGTTCACTAGCCCACTCACTCACAACGTGTCTGGGACAGCCAAGGCCTGTGCCCAAACAGTGCTGGCTGTTATCTACTTTGAGGAGGCAAAGAGCTTCTTGTGGTGGACGAGTAACTTGATGGTTCTGGGAGGCTCCTTCGCCTACACATGGGTGAAAgggctggagatgagaaagGTGCAAGAGGATGCTAACATCAAAAGCAGCGAAAGAAATGAGACTGGTGTGTAG